A genomic segment from Pseudokineococcus lusitanus encodes:
- a CDS encoding MFS transporter codes for MSTSGTGGLRAYAEVLGTGAASRPFLAAVVARLPIAMAPLGMILLVEEVYGRYALAGLVAGAYAVGVGVGSPVWGRGYDRLGQSRVIAPTVVVSATTLVVLALSAARDAPFPLVVVLALLAGATAPPISSAMRMSWRAVLPRHRWRTGYALDASAVEFVFVGGPVVLALAETRMPLGGPLLLTAALHLTGGLAYAASGPARLRPQDAPPLDGPEAVLADALADDDRAEAVEARPAVATAGRVLTGPVVAVLLVGLVMALSFGFVDTSLVATARELLGDEGRLAVLFAAIAGGSVVGGLTYGALPGSPTERRRVPVLLTGFGTGLLVLALLLGRDGGVPLPLVLVVLFVTGLFIAPGLILQQGLVDGLAPEGRRGESQAWLSTATTAGGAGGTAVAGLLVDVGGPPLALGAGAVAVYAAVVLGVLVQPAWARGLRHVASARQGV; via the coding sequence GTGAGCACGTCGGGGACCGGAGGGCTGCGCGCGTACGCCGAGGTCCTCGGCACCGGGGCGGCGTCCCGCCCCTTCCTCGCCGCGGTCGTCGCGCGGCTGCCGATCGCCATGGCGCCGCTGGGGATGATCCTGCTCGTCGAGGAGGTCTACGGCCGCTACGCGCTCGCCGGTCTCGTCGCCGGCGCGTACGCCGTCGGCGTCGGCGTCGGCTCGCCGGTGTGGGGGCGCGGGTACGACCGGCTCGGCCAGAGCCGGGTCATCGCCCCGACCGTCGTCGTCAGCGCGACGACGCTCGTGGTGCTCGCCCTGTCCGCCGCCCGGGACGCCCCCTTCCCCCTCGTCGTCGTGCTGGCCCTCCTCGCCGGCGCGACCGCGCCGCCCATCAGCTCGGCGATGCGCATGTCGTGGCGTGCGGTCCTGCCCCGGCACCGGTGGCGCACGGGCTACGCGCTCGACGCGTCCGCGGTCGAGTTCGTCTTCGTCGGCGGGCCCGTCGTCCTCGCGCTCGCCGAGACCCGGATGCCGCTCGGCGGCCCGCTCCTGCTGACGGCCGCGCTGCACCTCACCGGCGGGCTGGCCTACGCGGCGTCGGGGCCCGCCCGCCTGCGGCCGCAGGACGCCCCGCCGCTCGACGGCCCGGAGGCCGTCCTCGCCGACGCGCTGGCCGACGACGACCGCGCCGAGGCCGTCGAGGCCCGGCCGGCGGTCGCGACGGCCGGCCGCGTCCTCACCGGCCCGGTGGTCGCCGTCCTGCTCGTCGGTCTCGTCATGGCGCTGTCGTTCGGCTTCGTCGACACCTCGCTCGTCGCCACGGCCCGGGAGCTCCTCGGCGACGAGGGGCGCCTCGCCGTCCTCTTCGCCGCCATCGCCGGCGGCAGCGTCGTCGGCGGCCTCACCTACGGGGCGCTGCCCGGCTCGCCGACGGAGCGGCGGCGGGTGCCCGTCCTGCTGACGGGCTTCGGCACCGGCCTGCTCGTGCTCGCGCTGCTGCTCGGACGGGACGGCGGCGTGCCGCTCCCCCTCGTCCTCGTGGTGCTCTTCGTCACCGGGCTCTTCATCGCGCCCGGGCTCATCCTCCAGCAGGGGCTCGTCGACGGGCTGGCGCCGGAGGGCCGCCGCGGCGAGAGCCAGGCGTGGCTGTCGACGGCGACGACCGCGGGCGGCGCCGGCGGCACCGCCGTGGCCGGGCTGCTCGTCGACGTCGGCGGCCCGCCCCTCGCGCTGGGCGCCGGGGCCGTGGCCGTCTACGCCGCCGTGGTGCTCGGCGTCCTCGTCCAGCCGGCGTGGGCGCGGGGGCTGCGGCACGTCGCGTCCGCCCGTCAGGGCGTCTGA
- a CDS encoding DUF1963 domain-containing protein — MAPDPDERPDDQLGLEVDGDGGEDLPDFLRRLAGLVEAEQTAGRLVPGAAVELHLAQLGGHGERTWRAMASWYRDGRGEEARFDPPIPVQGAPELVRRWLADLPPGAPAIDEVRWALALSSQDRFGQDWPAVLREHDAAGLTGLSWLGGPARSPLDRWPRRADGRPLAHLVTVDLEDVEGWREDGWRFPGDGDDPVRLPTTGVLEVFHDLESRGDDAAEGPAGAWLVRWVPEPVPGLVEPPEDVGTPTDVLAVVHPLPTFSLPAAVDGLGRLGPFEGAEEAERQYREVWAYHRTGSLEGTDVPVSRLYGHPQEGRGAADRVLPRVLPLEEPGDAHVLVLEVEGWTALAGWFGDGGVVEVWARASDIRRGELGRAWCLLRLG, encoded by the coding sequence GTGGCCCCCGACCCTGACGAGCGACCGGACGACCAGCTCGGCCTCGAGGTGGACGGGGACGGCGGGGAGGACCTGCCGGACTTCCTGCGCCGCCTCGCCGGCCTCGTCGAGGCGGAGCAGACGGCGGGCCGCCTCGTCCCCGGCGCGGCGGTCGAGCTGCACCTCGCCCAGCTCGGCGGGCACGGCGAGCGCACGTGGCGGGCCATGGCGTCCTGGTACCGCGACGGCCGCGGCGAGGAGGCGCGCTTCGACCCCCCGATCCCCGTGCAGGGCGCGCCCGAGCTGGTGCGGCGGTGGCTCGCGGACCTGCCACCGGGAGCACCGGCGATCGACGAGGTGCGGTGGGCCCTCGCGCTGTCGTCGCAGGACCGGTTCGGCCAGGACTGGCCCGCGGTCCTGCGGGAGCACGACGCCGCGGGGCTGACCGGCCTGTCGTGGCTCGGCGGGCCCGCGCGCTCGCCGCTCGACCGCTGGCCGCGCCGGGCCGACGGACGGCCGCTCGCCCACCTCGTCACCGTGGACCTGGAGGACGTCGAGGGGTGGCGCGAGGACGGCTGGCGCTTCCCCGGCGACGGCGACGACCCCGTCCGGCTGCCCACGACCGGCGTCCTGGAGGTCTTCCACGACCTCGAGAGCCGCGGCGACGACGCGGCCGAGGGCCCGGCGGGCGCGTGGCTCGTCCGGTGGGTGCCGGAGCCGGTGCCCGGCCTCGTCGAGCCGCCCGAGGACGTGGGCACCCCGACGGACGTCCTCGCCGTCGTCCACCCGCTGCCGACCTTCTCGCTCCCCGCGGCCGTCGACGGCCTCGGCCGGCTCGGCCCCTTCGAGGGCGCGGAGGAGGCGGAGCGTCAGTACCGCGAGGTGTGGGCCTACCACCGGACCGGCTCGCTCGAGGGCACCGACGTCCCCGTGAGCCGGCTGTACGGGCACCCGCAGGAGGGGCGCGGCGCCGCCGACCGCGTCCTCCCGCGGGTGCTCCCGCTGGAGGAGCCCGGCGACGCCCACGTCCTCGTCCTCGAGGTCGAGGGGTGGACGGCCCTGGCCGGCTGGTTCGGCGACGGGGGCGTCGTCGAGGTGTGGGCGCGCGCCTCGGACATCCGCCGTGGCGAGCTCGGCCGGGCGTGGTGCCTGCTGCGGCTCGGCTGA
- a CDS encoding ATP-binding protein: MAISGRPCRATEVSEDVDAQVVEDCRREDVRSLRRIVDGCAVLAGLDEEARDVVVLLTSEVVTNAVVHGGPPARMAVRATHRHVHVEVADAAPGVPVVRAPDEARAHGRGMALVDDLASAWGVVAGTGAGHPEGKTVWFHVARAGAGCSGGHGTTPR, translated from the coding sequence ATGGCGATCAGCGGCCGCCCCTGCCGGGCGACGGAGGTCTCCGAGGACGTCGACGCGCAGGTCGTCGAGGACTGCCGCCGCGAGGACGTGCGGTCCCTGCGGCGCATCGTCGACGGGTGCGCGGTGCTCGCGGGGCTCGACGAGGAGGCGCGCGACGTCGTCGTCCTCCTCACCAGCGAGGTGGTGACCAACGCCGTCGTGCACGGCGGCCCGCCGGCCCGCATGGCCGTCCGCGCGACCCACCGCCACGTCCACGTCGAGGTCGCCGACGCCGCGCCCGGCGTCCCGGTGGTCCGCGCGCCCGACGAGGCCCGCGCCCACGGCCGCGGCATGGCCCTCGTCGACGACCTCGCCAGCGCCTGGGGCGTCGTCGCCGGGACGGGCGCCGGGCACCCCGAGGGGAAGACGGTGTGGTTCCACGTCGCGCGCGCCGGCGCCGGCTGCTCGGGCGGGCACGGGACGACGCCGCGCTGA
- a CDS encoding MarR family winged helix-turn-helix transcriptional regulator, translating into MDHDTGRQGGDVGTPAPATPQRAGSAAGAAAPTGGWLTEEQQEAWKAVFGLASLLPGPLDAQLQRDSGLSLFEYSVLSSLSMTPGRSARMSALARRSSGSLTRLSNVVRKLEGRGLVRRSPDPSDGRFTVAELTQDGWDVVESAAPGHVDAVRTHVLAPLPPEHLAALVDVAERLGVMPQQVDDC; encoded by the coding sequence GTGGACCACGACACCGGCAGGCAGGGCGGGGACGTCGGCACCCCGGCCCCCGCGACGCCGCAGCGAGCCGGGAGCGCGGCCGGCGCGGCGGCTCCGACGGGGGGCTGGCTCACCGAGGAGCAGCAGGAGGCGTGGAAGGCCGTCTTCGGCCTGGCCTCCCTGCTCCCGGGACCGCTGGACGCCCAGCTGCAGCGCGACTCCGGCCTGAGCCTCTTCGAGTACTCCGTCCTCAGCTCCCTGTCGATGACGCCCGGCCGGAGCGCCCGGATGAGCGCGCTGGCGCGCCGGTCCAGCGGCTCGCTGACGCGGCTGTCCAACGTCGTGCGGAAGCTCGAGGGCCGCGGCCTGGTCCGCCGCTCGCCCGACCCCTCCGACGGACGCTTCACCGTGGCGGAGCTGACGCAGGACGGCTGGGACGTCGTCGAGTCCGCGGCCCCCGGGCACGTCGACGCGGTCCGCACCCACGTCCTCGCGCCGTTGCCCCCCGAGCACCTCGCCGCGCTGGTCGACGTCGCCGAGCGGCTCGGCGTGATGCCGCAGCAGGTCGACGACTGCTAG
- a CDS encoding FMN-dependent NADH-azoreductase, which translates to MSLFRLDASIRVDGSASRELADAVESEWVTTHPGDAVVRRHVGTEPLPATAWGEAVAGTMTPEDARTPEQRGALALAADLVDELRAADAVLLAVPLYNYGVSQHLKAWVDLVVAGSSPGARLLEGTPAVLATVRGGSYGAGTPREGWDHSTAYLRRVLADVWGADLTVVERELTLVGVNPALDAFTEQAGVMHAEALSAAREAGRALGVVPVA; encoded by the coding sequence GTGAGCCTGTTCCGCCTGGACGCCAGCATCCGTGTCGACGGCTCCGCCAGCCGCGAGCTGGCCGACGCCGTCGAGTCCGAGTGGGTGACGACCCACCCCGGGGACGCCGTCGTGCGCCGTCACGTGGGGACCGAGCCCCTCCCGGCCACGGCGTGGGGCGAGGCCGTCGCCGGCACCATGACGCCGGAGGACGCGCGCACGCCCGAGCAGCGCGGGGCGCTCGCGCTGGCCGCCGACCTGGTGGACGAGCTGCGCGCCGCCGACGCCGTTCTGCTCGCCGTGCCGCTGTACAACTACGGCGTCTCCCAGCACCTCAAGGCCTGGGTGGACCTGGTCGTCGCCGGCAGCAGCCCTGGCGCGCGTCTTCTCGAGGGGACGCCCGCCGTCCTGGCCACGGTCCGCGGCGGCAGCTACGGCGCCGGCACCCCGCGCGAGGGGTGGGACCACTCCACCGCCTACCTGCGGCGGGTCCTCGCCGACGTGTGGGGGGCGGACCTCACCGTCGTGGAGCGCGAGCTCACCCTCGTCGGCGTCAACCCGGCACTCGACGCCTTCACGGAGCAGGCCGGCGTCATGCACGCCGAGGCCCTGTCGGCCGCGCGCGAGGCCGGCCGCGCGCTGGGCGTCGTGCCCGTCGCCTGA
- a CDS encoding DUF4262 domain-containing protein produces the protein MKRRRQRELDELRAVVDRYGHAVRCVMDDDEGEDRVVAYTVGLSARDHPELMLTGLPSSSAIWLLNQLGGRVHAGEVLRAGSVLDAGEADDEPHPVVLVEAEDDHELGVVEMLYGDRPTLQVIWTDSTGRFPWHPGYANPPDVQGLRGEVPVALLALPCPEVPPSPLAADREHDLVLTTRSVLDGAAVTKVWHEADGGWQLLDGDVTDDSVPVLAHREHLVEADHTLRGVLDIPAGSCVTREAHTSPWVRWPLGSA, from the coding sequence GTGAAGCGCCGCCGGCAGCGCGAGCTCGACGAGCTGCGCGCGGTGGTCGACCGTTACGGGCACGCGGTGCGCTGCGTCATGGACGACGACGAGGGCGAGGACCGGGTCGTCGCGTACACCGTCGGGCTCTCCGCCCGCGACCACCCGGAGCTGATGCTCACGGGACTGCCGTCCTCGTCGGCGATCTGGCTGCTCAACCAGCTGGGCGGCCGGGTGCACGCCGGCGAGGTCCTCCGGGCGGGCAGCGTCCTCGACGCCGGCGAGGCCGACGACGAGCCGCACCCGGTCGTGCTCGTCGAGGCCGAGGACGACCACGAGCTCGGCGTCGTGGAGATGCTCTACGGCGACCGGCCGACGCTCCAGGTGATCTGGACCGACTCGACCGGCCGCTTCCCCTGGCACCCCGGGTACGCCAACCCGCCCGACGTGCAGGGCCTGCGCGGCGAGGTCCCGGTCGCCCTGCTCGCCCTGCCGTGCCCCGAGGTGCCGCCCTCCCCGCTCGCGGCCGACCGTGAGCACGACCTCGTGCTCACGACGCGGTCGGTCCTCGACGGCGCGGCCGTCACGAAGGTGTGGCACGAGGCCGACGGGGGCTGGCAGCTCCTCGACGGCGACGTGACGGACGACTCGGTCCCGGTCCTGGCCCACCGCGAGCACCTGGTGGAGGCCGACCACACGCTCCGCGGGGTCCTCGACATCCCCGCCGGCAGCTGTGTCACGCGTGAGGCCCACACGTCTCCCTGGGTGCGGTGGCCGCTCGGCTCGGCCTAG
- a CDS encoding VOC family protein codes for MTASLGAVVLGTPDPRGLAAFYAGLLGWRVVSADPDWVRLADPERERPGLSFQREPDDVAPTWPAHEGGVQMQAHLDVLVDDLDAEEARATALGAVVEAHQPAPGVRVMRDPHGHLFCLFQPGS; via the coding sequence GTGACCGCTTCGCTCGGCGCCGTCGTCCTCGGCACCCCCGACCCGCGAGGGCTGGCCGCCTTCTACGCCGGGCTCCTCGGCTGGCGGGTCGTCAGCGCCGACCCGGACTGGGTCCGGCTGGCCGACCCGGAGCGGGAGCGGCCGGGGCTGAGCTTCCAGCGCGAGCCCGATGACGTCGCCCCGACCTGGCCGGCGCACGAGGGCGGGGTGCAGATGCAGGCGCACCTCGACGTCCTCGTGGACGACCTCGACGCCGAGGAGGCCCGCGCGACGGCGCTCGGCGCGGTGGTCGAGGCACACCAGCCGGCCCCGGGCGTCCGGGTCATGCGGGACCCCCACGGGCACCTCTTCTGCCTCTTCCAGCCCGGCTCCTGA
- a CDS encoding alkene reductase: protein MSQTTQDRPVEREAGTPDGGPSLFDPVVLGDLSLRNRVVMAPLTRTRAGASGVPNDLLVEHYGQRAGLGLIITEGTYPTAESRSYPGQPGIVTDEQAAGWRRVADAVHARGGLLVMQVMHGGRVSHTDITGTDRIVAPSAVRLEGEAHTADGKKPYPTPHALTTEEVQQVVADHVAAARRAVDAGLDGVELHSANGYLLHEFLAPTTNQRTDAYGGSPQARARLGVEVATAVAAEIGAGRVGIRISPAHGVQGVAEDDPEDVAATYRALVEGLAPLGLAYLSVLRADLADPLVAELRERFGGPLVANSGFAAPTTREDAEQLVASGAADAVAVGRAAIANPDLVERWRLGAPENEPDGSTFYGTDARGYTDYPALSA, encoded by the coding sequence GTGAGCCAGACCACCCAGGACCGCCCCGTCGAGCGCGAGGCCGGCACGCCCGACGGCGGACCGTCGCTCTTCGACCCCGTGGTCCTCGGCGACCTCTCCCTGCGCAACCGCGTCGTCATGGCGCCGCTGACGCGCACGCGCGCCGGCGCCTCGGGCGTGCCGAACGACCTCCTCGTCGAGCACTACGGCCAGCGCGCCGGCCTCGGCCTCATCATCACCGAGGGCACGTACCCGACCGCGGAGAGCCGCTCGTACCCGGGCCAGCCCGGCATCGTCACCGACGAGCAGGCCGCCGGCTGGCGCCGCGTCGCCGACGCCGTCCACGCGCGGGGCGGCCTCCTCGTCATGCAGGTCATGCACGGTGGCCGGGTGTCCCACACCGACATCACGGGGACCGACCGGATCGTGGCGCCGAGCGCCGTCCGGCTCGAGGGCGAGGCGCACACGGCCGACGGCAAGAAGCCGTACCCGACCCCGCACGCCCTCACCACCGAGGAGGTGCAGCAGGTCGTCGCCGACCACGTCGCCGCGGCCCGCCGCGCCGTCGACGCCGGGCTCGACGGCGTCGAGCTGCACAGCGCCAACGGCTACCTGCTCCACGAGTTCCTCGCGCCGACGACGAACCAGCGCACCGACGCCTACGGCGGCAGCCCGCAGGCGCGTGCGCGCCTCGGGGTCGAGGTCGCCACCGCGGTGGCCGCGGAGATCGGCGCCGGCCGCGTCGGCATCCGCATCTCCCCGGCGCACGGCGTGCAGGGCGTCGCCGAGGACGACCCCGAGGACGTCGCGGCGACCTACCGCGCCCTCGTCGAGGGCCTCGCGCCGCTCGGTCTCGCCTACCTCAGCGTCCTGCGCGCGGACCTCGCCGACCCGCTCGTGGCCGAGCTGCGCGAGCGCTTCGGCGGGCCGCTCGTCGCCAACAGCGGCTTCGCCGCGCCGACGACGCGCGAGGACGCCGAGCAGCTGGTGGCCTCCGGCGCGGCCGACGCCGTCGCCGTCGGGCGCGCCGCCATCGCCAACCCCGACCTCGTCGAGCGCTGGCGCCTCGGCGCCCCGGAGAACGAGCCCGACGGCTCGACCTTCTACGGGACGGACGCGCGCGGCTACACGGACTACCCGGCGCTCTCCGCCTGA
- a CDS encoding uroporphyrinogen-III synthase — protein sequence MSQPTTTPPDAAPAEAAAAPGRELDRTQLVGVTIGITSDRRSEELIGTFTRRGAQVLHAPTMRIVPVTEDEELLAGTREALADPPDVLLVTTGIGLRAWVESADAAGLADDLVAALRPAYVVARGPKARGALRAAGLPERWTAATEQTAEAVQHLVDEGVEGRSVLVQMHGAAGVEELEPLVTAGARVRTVTPYHWREPRDPAAVDRLVDALVARSLDAVTFTAAPAAVALLDAAEARGLRDEVVAALAAGAPGAEGEDGVVACAVGDVTAAPLRAAGVEPLVPGRWRLGAMMRVLADHLEEHPRAAVTTPAGRLVVRARAALLDGTPLELAPGPLAVLARLAAAGGDVVPRARLLAALPSAAGDHAVDVAVARVRAVLPDGVVRTVVKRGYALRTG from the coding sequence ATGAGCCAGCCCACCACCACGCCGCCGGACGCCGCGCCCGCCGAGGCCGCCGCCGCGCCCGGGCGCGAGCTCGACCGCACGCAGCTCGTCGGCGTGACGATCGGCATCACGAGCGACCGCCGGTCCGAGGAGCTCATCGGCACCTTCACCCGCCGCGGCGCTCAGGTGCTGCACGCGCCGACGATGCGCATCGTCCCCGTCACCGAGGACGAGGAGCTGCTCGCCGGCACCCGCGAGGCGCTGGCGGACCCGCCGGACGTCCTCCTCGTCACCACGGGCATCGGGCTGCGCGCATGGGTGGAGTCGGCGGACGCGGCCGGGCTCGCCGACGACCTCGTCGCGGCGCTGCGCCCGGCGTACGTCGTGGCCCGCGGGCCCAAGGCGCGCGGGGCGCTGCGCGCCGCGGGCCTGCCGGAGCGGTGGACGGCGGCCACCGAGCAGACCGCCGAGGCCGTGCAGCACCTCGTCGACGAGGGCGTCGAGGGCCGCTCCGTGCTCGTGCAGATGCACGGCGCCGCAGGGGTCGAGGAGCTCGAGCCGCTGGTGACCGCCGGCGCGAGGGTCCGCACCGTCACGCCGTACCACTGGCGGGAGCCGCGCGACCCGGCCGCCGTCGACCGCCTCGTCGACGCGCTCGTGGCCCGCTCGCTCGACGCCGTCACCTTCACCGCCGCCCCGGCCGCCGTGGCGCTGCTCGACGCCGCGGAGGCCCGCGGGCTCCGCGACGAGGTCGTGGCCGCGCTCGCCGCGGGGGCGCCCGGCGCCGAGGGCGAGGACGGCGTCGTCGCCTGCGCCGTCGGGGACGTCACCGCGGCCCCGCTGCGCGCGGCCGGCGTCGAGCCGCTCGTGCCCGGCCGCTGGCGGCTCGGCGCGATGATGCGCGTGCTCGCCGACCACCTCGAGGAGCACCCCCGGGCGGCGGTGACGACGCCGGCCGGCCGCCTCGTCGTCCGGGCCCGCGCGGCCCTGCTCGACGGGACGCCGCTCGAGCTGGCCCCCGGCCCCCTGGCCGTCCTGGCGCGCCTCGCGGCCGCGGGCGGCGACGTCGTGCCGCGGGCCCGGCTGCTGGCGGCGCTGCCGTCGGCGGCGGGGGACCACGCCGTCGACGTCGCCGTCGCGCGGGTCCGCGCCGTCCTGCCCGACGGCGTCGTCCGCACGGTCGTCAAGCGCGGGTACGCGCTCCGGACGGGCTGA
- a CDS encoding Rieske (2Fe-2S) protein, with the protein MSALAGVAAAPGHLAVDVGPLTDFAVGEGRAVVVAGRQVAVFRHADDRLSALDAVCPHAGGPLADGQVDDRVVVCPLHLAVWELRTGRSCSGQEDVAAHAAEVVDGRVLVRLGG; encoded by the coding sequence GTGAGCGCGCTCGCGGGCGTCGCCGCCGCACCGGGGCACCTCGCCGTCGACGTCGGCCCCCTCACCGACTTCGCGGTGGGGGAGGGACGCGCCGTCGTCGTCGCCGGACGCCAGGTGGCGGTCTTCCGGCACGCCGACGACCGGCTCTCCGCGCTCGACGCCGTGTGCCCGCACGCCGGGGGACCGCTGGCCGACGGCCAGGTCGACGACCGCGTCGTCGTCTGCCCGTTGCACCTCGCCGTGTGGGAGCTGCGGACCGGCCGCTCCTGCTCCGGCCAGGAGGACGTGGCCGCGCACGCCGCCGAGGTGGTCGACGGGCGGGTGCTGGTCCGGCTGGGCGGCTGA
- the nirB gene encoding nitrite reductase large subunit NirB, which translates to MTTAPSTTEVPAPRRGGTSGRRRLVVVGNGMAGARTLEELLARGGGEMFDITVFGDEPYGSYNRILLSGVLAGDDDEEGIVLNPREWYADNGIDLRCGVRVTGVRTAAREVVDATGAVTPYDVLVLATGSSSRVPPMEGVRRADGSLLPGVTGFRGLDDTRGLLDAARAHERAVVLGGGLLGLEAAHGLRRQGLDVTVLHSPAHLMNQQLDAAAGAVLRTSVEGTGVRVLTGTRASAVTGTDRVTGVVLPDGSHLAADVVVLTAGTTPNTGLAEAAGLDVDRAVVVDDRMRCGGAPSVAGASPTDGVYAVGECVQHRGVVYGLVAPLWEQATVLADVLTGADPTAEYRGSRTCTKLKVAGVDVAAMGLPAPELPGDELVVVAEPSRGVHLSAVVRDGVLVGATLLGDVSRTPALQQAFERGLPLPERRLELLLDLGGGAGEGDVADLDDDAPVCSCNQVTKGAITGAVAGGCTSVKGVMDATRAGKGCGTCKGVVGRLVELAADGALTEDPSVHWYVPGVPLRKDELVREIRERRLLSVSAVFAALAPGGEPDAKSSMGLTSLLRTLWPEDFEDERGGRFVNDRVHANIQRDGTFSVVPQMKGGVTTADELRRIADVADKYDVGMIKVTGGQRIDLLGVRKEDLPKVWEDLGMPSGYAYGKSMRTVKTCVGSDFCRFGLDDSTQLGIDLETRFQGLETPAKLKMAVVGCPRNCAEAYVKDVGVVAVGKGRWEVYVGGAAGASVRKGDLLATVGSAEEVITVVGRFVQLYREWGNWLERTYDFVPRMGLDRLQKVLLEDAGGLVAGLDADLEQAVAAYRDPWQEGREPVTPGQFRTALPLVPLPLVPRRAAGAPGGTSVADIGSDLAAAAAGPAGGAA; encoded by the coding sequence ATGACCACGGCACCGAGCACCACCGAGGTCCCCGCCCCGCGACGCGGCGGCACGAGCGGGCGACGGCGCCTCGTCGTCGTCGGCAACGGCATGGCCGGCGCCCGGACCCTCGAGGAGCTGCTCGCGCGCGGCGGCGGCGAGATGTTCGACATCACCGTCTTCGGCGACGAGCCGTACGGCAGCTACAACCGCATCCTGCTCAGCGGGGTCCTCGCCGGGGACGACGACGAGGAGGGCATCGTCCTCAACCCGCGGGAGTGGTACGCCGACAACGGGATCGACCTGCGCTGCGGCGTCCGGGTCACCGGCGTCCGTACGGCGGCGCGCGAGGTCGTCGACGCGACCGGCGCGGTGACCCCGTACGACGTCCTCGTGCTCGCGACGGGCAGCTCGTCGCGCGTCCCGCCGATGGAGGGCGTCCGCCGGGCCGACGGGTCGCTCCTGCCCGGGGTGACCGGCTTCCGCGGCCTCGACGACACCCGCGGGCTGCTCGACGCGGCCCGCGCCCACGAGCGCGCCGTCGTCCTCGGGGGCGGCCTGCTCGGGCTCGAGGCCGCGCACGGCCTGCGCCGGCAGGGTCTCGACGTCACGGTCCTGCACTCGCCCGCGCACCTCATGAACCAGCAGCTCGACGCCGCCGCCGGGGCGGTCCTGCGGACGTCGGTCGAGGGGACCGGCGTACGGGTCCTCACGGGCACGCGCGCGTCGGCGGTCACCGGCACCGACCGGGTCACCGGTGTCGTCCTGCCCGACGGCAGCCACCTCGCCGCCGACGTCGTCGTGCTGACGGCGGGCACCACCCCCAACACGGGGCTCGCGGAGGCGGCCGGGCTCGACGTCGACCGGGCCGTCGTCGTCGACGACCGGATGCGCTGCGGCGGAGCGCCGTCCGTCGCGGGGGCGTCGCCCACGGACGGCGTCTACGCCGTCGGCGAGTGCGTCCAGCACCGCGGCGTCGTCTACGGCCTCGTGGCGCCGCTGTGGGAGCAGGCGACCGTCCTCGCCGACGTCCTCACGGGCGCCGACCCGACGGCGGAGTACCGCGGCTCCCGGACGTGCACGAAGCTCAAGGTCGCCGGCGTCGACGTCGCCGCCATGGGGCTGCCCGCGCCCGAGCTGCCGGGCGACGAGCTCGTCGTCGTCGCGGAGCCGTCCCGCGGCGTCCACCTGTCCGCCGTCGTGCGGGACGGCGTCCTCGTCGGCGCCACGCTGCTGGGCGACGTGAGCCGCACGCCGGCGCTCCAGCAGGCCTTCGAGCGCGGCCTGCCGCTGCCCGAGCGGCGGCTCGAGCTGCTCCTCGACCTCGGCGGGGGCGCGGGCGAGGGGGACGTCGCCGACCTCGACGACGACGCCCCGGTCTGCAGCTGCAACCAGGTCACCAAGGGCGCCATCACCGGGGCGGTGGCCGGCGGGTGCACGAGCGTCAAGGGCGTCATGGACGCCACCCGCGCCGGGAAGGGCTGCGGCACCTGCAAGGGCGTCGTCGGCCGGCTCGTCGAGCTGGCCGCGGACGGCGCGCTCACCGAGGACCCGTCGGTGCACTGGTACGTGCCGGGCGTGCCCCTGCGCAAGGACGAGCTCGTCCGGGAGATCCGCGAGCGGCGCCTGCTCTCGGTGTCGGCGGTCTTCGCCGCGCTCGCCCCCGGCGGCGAGCCCGACGCGAAGAGCTCCATGGGCCTCACGTCGCTGCTGCGGACGCTGTGGCCGGAGGACTTCGAGGACGAGCGCGGCGGCCGCTTCGTCAACGACCGCGTCCACGCCAACATCCAGCGCGACGGCACCTTCTCCGTCGTCCCGCAGATGAAGGGCGGCGTGACGACGGCCGACGAGCTGCGGCGCATCGCCGACGTCGCCGACAAGTACGACGTCGGGATGATCAAGGTCACCGGCGGGCAGCGCATCGACCTCCTGGGCGTGCGGAAGGAGGACCTGCCGAAGGTGTGGGAGGACCTGGGCATGCCGTCGGGGTACGCCTACGGCAAGAGCATGCGGACGGTGAAGACGTGCGTCGGCAGCGACTTCTGCCGGTTCGGGCTCGACGACTCGACGCAGCTCGGCATCGACCTGGAGACGCGCTTCCAGGGCCTCGAGACGCCGGCCAAGCTCAAGATGGCGGTCGTCGGGTGCCCGCGGAACTGCGCCGAGGCGTACGTCAAGGACGTCGGCGTCGTGGCCGTCGGCAAGGGCCGCTGGGAGGTCTACGTCGGCGGCGCCGCGGGCGCGAGCGTCCGCAAGGGCGACCTGCTCGCGACGGTGGGGTCGGCCGAGGAGGTCATCACCGTCGTCGGGCGCTTCGTCCAGCTCTACCGCGAGTGGGGCAACTGGCTCGAGCGGACCTACGACTTCGTGCCGCGGATGGGGCTCGATCGCTTGCAGAAGGTGCTCCTCGAGGACGCCGGCGGCCTCGTGGCCGGCCTCGACGCGGACCTGGAGCAGGCCGTCGCCGCCTACCGCGACCCGTGGCAGGAGGGCCGGGAGCCGGTGACGCCCGGGCAGTTCCGCACCGCGCTGCCGCTCGTCCCGCTGCCGCTCGTGCCCCGGCGGGCCGCGGGCGCCCCGGGCGGCACGAGCGTCGCCGACATCGGCAGCGACCTCGCGGCCGCCGCCGCGGGCCCGGCGGGCGGTGCCGCGTGA